From one Trueperella pyogenes genomic stretch:
- a CDS encoding MptD family putative ECF transporter S component, which translates to MKTRDFINIGVFSAIYFIIVFACGMLGIINPPMMFVGYALGIIANGAVIFLFKARVPKIGALAICGLLVSAMMLLTGHPWIVMVLAPLLGLAADFLFAKKTVVSKVFGYAVMSLWYVTPWFPVFVDVQGYYNYIAESMGTAYADSMRWFLSPWMIVGWGVAVFIIGLIGGVFGNSVLNRHFRKAGIAK; encoded by the coding sequence ATGAAGACTAGAGATTTCATCAATATTGGCGTATTTTCGGCGATCTACTTCATCATCGTTTTTGCCTGCGGGATGCTCGGAATCATAAACCCGCCCATGATGTTCGTCGGATACGCGCTTGGGATCATCGCCAACGGGGCAGTCATCTTCCTCTTCAAGGCACGCGTGCCAAAAATTGGCGCGTTGGCCATCTGCGGGTTGTTGGTCAGCGCGATGATGCTGCTGACCGGTCACCCCTGGATCGTTATGGTACTGGCTCCGCTCTTGGGCCTTGCAGCCGACTTCCTCTTCGCCAAGAAGACCGTGGTGTCCAAGGTGTTCGGATACGCGGTTATGTCCCTGTGGTACGTCACGCCCTGGTTCCCCGTTTTCGTTGACGTCCAGGGCTACTACAACTACATCGCCGAGTCGATGGGCACGGCGTATGCAGATTCTATGCGTTGGTTCCTCTCGCCGTGGATGATCGTCGGCTGGGGCGTTGCGGTCTTCATCATCGGCCTGATCGGCGGCGTGTTCGGCAACTCGGTGCTCAATAGGCACTTCCGTAAAGCCGGAATCGCTAAGTG